CTGATGCTGCGTCTTAACGTGTCTGGTGGCGGGTGTTCTGGCTTTTCCTACGGCTTCAGTCTCGATGCCGACACCACAGCCGACGATAAAGTCTACGAATTCCATGGTGTGAAGCTGGTGGTGGATGAAATGTCGCTTGATCTGCTCGGCGGATCTCAAATCGACTATGTGGAAGATATGATGGCGTCGTCCTTCCGGATCAGTAATCCAAACGCCACG
The sequence above is drawn from the Rhodospirillaceae bacterium genome and encodes:
- the erpA gene encoding iron-sulfur cluster insertion protein ErpA; translation: MNNISPEAGVILTERAAAKVESLIAEEGNDSLMLRLNVSGGGCSGFSYGFSLDADTTADDKVYEFHGVKLVVDEMSLDLLGGSQIDYVEDMMASSFRISNPNATSTCGCGTSFSL